One window of the Gemmatimonadota bacterium genome contains the following:
- a CDS encoding T9SS type A sorting domain-containing protein encodes MFRWIPIALVSASLVFPVLAEAQSTSNSVVTITDADIVGNTSFTSDNTYLLSGLVFVEDGETLTIEAGTVIKGRASGTSGDVAALIVARGGRIFADGTARNPIIFTAEADDVNDPNDILLTSPTASRGLWGGVIILGRASINTATGEGNIEGIDASTEPRGIYGGGRNPNDDDDSGVFRYVSIRHGGTDIGANNEINGLTMGGVGRGTTIEHVEVFYNQDDGFEWFGGTVNTRYLISAFAGDDAFDYDEGFRGEHQFWFSIQDPFLGDHAGEHDGGTDPEDGRPYASPTIMNATYIGRGASSTGDKANNALIFRDNAGGMYFNSVFTEFQGHVLSIEDLDPTRGAQDSKARLEAGDLAFRYNILGRFGAGSSPSDLGGDAHTAALLADASNMNRIADPMLQGISWNRNRGLDPRPGNNSPAWDASKLMEEPRGSRFFADVDYAGAFGTENWAANWSALANLGYFSTAPAPIPPELVEPGVDAPDGFSLAQNSPNPFGMTTNIKYAVSSTSHVLIEVYNLLGQRVATVVNDIRLPGNYAENWDAQHLSSGVYFYRFEATADGRTAYVYNRKMTLLK; translated from the coding sequence ATGTTTCGGTGGATTCCCATCGCCTTGGTTTCCGCATCGTTGGTATTTCCTGTCCTCGCAGAAGCACAGTCAACCTCCAATTCCGTAGTTACCATCACCGACGCTGATATCGTCGGCAACACATCCTTCACCTCAGACAACACCTACCTGCTGTCCGGCCTGGTCTTCGTCGAAGACGGCGAGACGCTGACGATCGAGGCCGGTACGGTCATCAAGGGCAGGGCGTCGGGGACATCGGGAGACGTTGCGGCCCTGATCGTGGCGCGAGGCGGCAGGATCTTTGCAGACGGTACCGCCCGGAATCCCATCATCTTCACGGCCGAAGCCGACGACGTGAACGATCCGAACGACATTCTTCTCACCTCGCCGACCGCCTCCCGAGGCCTGTGGGGCGGCGTCATCATCCTGGGCCGGGCGTCCATCAACACGGCCACGGGCGAAGGCAACATAGAAGGTATCGACGCCAGCACCGAACCGCGGGGTATCTACGGCGGCGGCAGGAACCCGAACGATGATGACGACTCGGGCGTATTCCGGTACGTGTCGATCCGGCACGGCGGTACGGACATCGGGGCCAACAACGAGATCAACGGGCTGACTATGGGCGGCGTGGGCCGCGGCACGACCATCGAGCACGTGGAGGTGTTCTACAACCAGGACGACGGCTTCGAGTGGTTCGGCGGCACGGTGAACACGCGCTACCTGATCTCCGCGTTCGCGGGCGATGACGCCTTCGACTACGACGAGGGCTTCCGGGGCGAGCACCAGTTCTGGTTCTCGATCCAGGACCCGTTCCTGGGCGACCACGCCGGCGAGCACGACGGCGGCACGGACCCCGAGGACGGCAGGCCGTACGCCAGCCCCACGATCATGAACGCCACCTACATCGGTCGGGGCGCGTCCTCGACGGGCGACAAGGCCAACAACGCCCTCATCTTCCGGGACAACGCGGGCGGGATGTATTTCAACAGCGTCTTCACCGAGTTCCAGGGACACGTGCTTTCGATCGAGGACCTGGATCCGACACGCGGAGCGCAGGACAGCAAGGCGCGTCTTGAAGCCGGCGACCTGGCTTTCCGGTACAACATCCTGGGCAGGTTCGGCGCAGGGAGTTCACCGTCGGACCTGGGAGGCGACGCTCACACTGCGGCGTTGCTTGCCGATGCGTCGAACATGAACCGGATCGCGGACCCGATGCTACAGGGCATCAGTTGGAACCGGAACCGGGGTCTCGATCCACGGCCAGGCAACAACAGTCCCGCCTGGGACGCGAGCAAGCTCATGGAAGAGCCCCGGGGCAGCCGCTTCTTTGCGGACGTCGATTACGCCGGCGCTTTCGGAACGGAAAACTGGGCGGCGAATTGGTCGGCTCTTGCGAATCTGGGTTATTTCAGTACCGCGCCGGCACCCATACCGCCGGAACTGGTTGAACCCGGTGTAGATGCACCCGACGGCTTCAGCCTGGCGCAGAACAGTCCGAATCCCTTCGGCATGACCACAAACATCAAGTACGCGGTATCGTCTACGAGCCACGTACTAATCGAGGTGTACAACCTCCTCGGACAGCGGGTGGCGACAGTGGTGAACGATATCAGGCTTCCGGGGAATTACGCGGAGAACTGGGATGCGCAACACCTTTCAAGCGGCGTGTACTTCTACCGCTTCGAGGCTACGGCGGATGGACGGACCGCCTACGTTTACAACAGGAAGATGACGCTTCTGAAGTGA
- a CDS encoding outer membrane beta-barrel protein: MTKTYRFRNSLNAKCDRSRPAAFMLAAVLAAALALVAGTAMEVRGQASTGRISGTVVDAETGDPLIGATVVVVGLELGAMADLEGFYLIRNVPAGRHAVQVSMIGYAEKRVTEIQVEPGQVSRIDIGVEQELIVADVVEVTARSLENTEAALLKQRQNALSISDAISAEDISRGAQGDVAAAMTRVTGASVVDGKYVYIRGLGERYSTAQLNGTSLPNADPNSKSVQMDIFAANLLDNITTEKTFTPDKPGNFTGGSVNVKTKSLPESFTMSFSTSTKYNTQSTFKDMLSYDGGEYDFLGFDDGTRDIPLPLRNPDVEIPSITSALRDPEAAQLLDLYSRSFTDMSMTPTTIEGGLGQSYSFSIGNQTEIADRPFGMLGSVSYSRNISAYDNGASGIWKRVSRESEGLNRERFATDMSGSEEVLWGGLVNATYQPGITHEVGVNVLYNRSGEKLSRFQTGAWPSSLPGENVRYETRVLSFIEREMRSLQFRGKHVMPSVSNMEIEWTGAFIRSNQDEPDLRYFTNEFQTVDAAGEGAPDIDSYTIALSNYAAPTRYFRNLEESNRDFKLDVTLPFTPWSGLSARLKFGGAYLDKDHTFRERRFSFRQDALQYRNDPVGFFSTARTGILPDEFQDTPGFTRFGNYVSEDSDLRNNYDGDQEIRAGYLMLDLPLTRRFKVTGGARYESTLLDVTSHEASLTPGKLDEKDWLPSINTVYQVVDNMNVRGAYSRTLARPSFRELAPFASFLFVGDYIFVGNSELKRTLIDNYDFRWEWFNRPGEIYALSYFYKKFENPIERVIVTTNGEIQFQNVDRALVSGLELEFRKQLDQLHPALGNFQIGGNLSLIRSQVDIAPSELAIIRALDPGAAETRKLQGQSPYVVNIDAMYDNADTGTLVSFHYNVFGERLSEVSTGGTPNAFEQPAGMLDITGSQRLWDRVTLKFSAKNLLDPDIKKVHPFNNEEFIRSLYKRGRTFSLGFSYGI, translated from the coding sequence ATGACGAAGACGTACCGGTTCCGGAACAGCCTTAACGCGAAGTGCGACAGAAGCCGGCCGGCGGCATTTATGCTGGCGGCGGTATTGGCGGCCGCACTCGCGCTCGTTGCGGGCACGGCGATGGAGGTCCGTGGACAGGCGTCCACGGGCCGCATATCGGGTACGGTCGTAGACGCGGAGACGGGCGATCCGCTCATCGGCGCAACGGTGGTAGTGGTGGGACTGGAGCTTGGCGCGATGGCCGACCTCGAAGGCTTCTACCTGATCCGGAACGTCCCGGCGGGACGGCACGCCGTCCAGGTATCCATGATCGGGTACGCGGAGAAGCGGGTCACCGAGATCCAGGTCGAACCGGGCCAGGTGAGCAGAATAGACATAGGCGTCGAACAGGAACTCATCGTGGCGGACGTGGTGGAGGTGACGGCCCGGTCCCTGGAAAACACGGAAGCGGCGCTGCTCAAGCAACGGCAGAACGCCCTTTCCATCAGCGACGCCATCAGCGCCGAGGATATCTCCCGGGGCGCCCAGGGCGACGTGGCGGCGGCCATGACCCGCGTCACCGGCGCATCGGTGGTGGACGGCAAGTACGTCTACATTCGCGGACTGGGCGAACGGTACAGTACCGCTCAGCTGAACGGCACCTCCCTGCCGAACGCCGATCCCAACAGCAAGTCGGTCCAGATGGATATCTTCGCCGCGAACCTGCTGGACAACATCACCACGGAAAAGACCTTCACACCGGACAAGCCGGGCAACTTCACCGGCGGCAGCGTCAACGTGAAGACCAAGTCCCTGCCCGAGTCTTTCACCATGTCCTTCTCCACGTCCACGAAGTACAACACCCAGTCTACCTTCAAGGACATGCTGAGCTACGACGGCGGTGAATACGATTTCCTGGGCTTCGACGACGGCACCCGGGACATTCCCCTGCCCCTGCGGAATCCCGACGTGGAGATTCCGAGCATCACCAGCGCACTCCGGGACCCGGAGGCCGCGCAACTTCTGGATCTGTATTCCAGGTCGTTTACCGACATGTCGATGACGCCGACCACCATAGAGGGCGGGCTCGGCCAGAGTTACTCGTTTTCAATAGGCAACCAGACCGAGATCGCGGACCGTCCGTTCGGGATGCTGGGCAGCGTGAGCTACAGCCGGAACATCTCGGCGTACGACAATGGCGCGTCCGGGATCTGGAAGCGCGTGTCCCGGGAGTCCGAAGGGTTGAACAGGGAGCGGTTCGCGACGGACATGAGCGGGTCCGAAGAAGTGCTCTGGGGCGGTCTCGTAAACGCGACCTACCAACCGGGCATCACCCACGAGGTCGGCGTCAACGTGCTTTACAACCGCAGCGGCGAAAAACTGTCAAGATTCCAGACCGGCGCCTGGCCTTCCTCCCTGCCCGGCGAAAACGTGCGGTACGAAACCCGCGTGCTGTCCTTCATCGAGCGTGAGATGCGGTCTTTGCAGTTCCGCGGCAAGCACGTAATGCCGTCCGTATCCAACATGGAAATCGAGTGGACCGGCGCTTTCATCAGGTCGAACCAGGACGAGCCCGACCTTCGTTACTTCACCAACGAATTCCAGACGGTCGACGCGGCCGGCGAAGGCGCGCCGGATATCGACAGCTACACGATCGCCCTGTCCAATTACGCGGCGCCGACCCGTTACTTTCGCAACCTGGAAGAATCCAACCGGGACTTCAAGCTGGACGTAACGCTGCCCTTTACGCCATGGTCCGGGCTCTCTGCCCGCCTGAAATTCGGCGGAGCCTACCTGGACAAGGACCACACCTTCAGGGAGCGGCGATTTTCCTTCAGGCAGGACGCCCTGCAGTACCGGAATGATCCTGTCGGCTTCTTCTCCACGGCGCGCACCGGGATCCTGCCCGATGAATTCCAGGATACGCCCGGGTTTACCCGGTTCGGGAATTATGTATCCGAGGACTCGGACCTGAGGAACAATTACGACGGCGACCAGGAAATCCGGGCCGGATACCTGATGCTGGACCTGCCGCTCACCAGGCGGTTCAAGGTCACGGGCGGCGCCCGGTACGAGTCCACCCTGCTGGACGTAACCAGCCATGAAGCCTCGCTTACGCCTGGCAAACTGGACGAGAAGGACTGGCTGCCCTCGATCAACACCGTGTATCAGGTCGTGGACAACATGAATGTCCGGGGCGCTTACAGCCGGACCCTGGCGCGGCCCTCCTTTCGCGAACTGGCCCCATTCGCCTCTTTCCTCTTCGTCGGAGACTACATTTTCGTCGGAAACAGCGAACTGAAACGGACGCTGATCGACAATTACGATTTCCGCTGGGAATGGTTCAATCGTCCCGGCGAGATCTATGCCCTCAGCTATTTCTACAAGAAGTTCGAGAACCCGATCGAGCGCGTAATCGTGACGACGAACGGGGAAATCCAGTTTCAGAATGTCGACAGGGCGCTCGTCTCTGGTTTGGAACTGGAATTCCGGAAGCAGCTCGACCAGCTTCATCCGGCCCTGGGCAACTTCCAGATCGGCGGCAACCTGTCCCTGATCAGGTCCCAGGTGGATATCGCGCCGTCGGAACTCGCCATCATCCGGGCGCTCGATCCCGGTGCGGCGGAGACCCGCAAGCTGCAGGGCCAGTCTCCCTACGTGGTCAACATCGACGCCATGTACGACAACGCGGACACCGGTACCCTGGTGAGCTTCCACTACAACGTCTTCGGCGAAAGGCTTTCCGAAGTGAGTACGGGCGGGACGCCCAACGCCTTCGAGCAGCCCGCCGGCATGCTGGACATCACGGGGTCGCAACGGCTGTGGGACCGCGTTACCCTGAAGTTTTCCGCCAAGAACCTGCTGGATCCGGACATCAAGAAAGTGCATCCGTTCAACAACGAGGAGTTCATCCGCAGCCTGTACAAGCGGGGGCGAACGTTCTCCCTGGGTTTCTCGTACGGGATATGA
- the ppk1 gene encoding polyphosphate kinase 1: MSSPNGNNTRTATVRTIASKRAGRRFTHKPRPPVAPLVTDYWRPEHFFNRELSWMEFNARVLEEALDPTVPLLERVKFLAIFSTNLDEFFMIRVAGVKRQIDAQVQSTRTADGLSPREVMTALSARMHELVNKQHGLFINEIFPQLTEQGIDILEPEQLSPSQKAYLDEYFRKTILPVVTPLAVDPGHPFPYLANGTLCLVAEIRKIQKSVFPHTNLSVIHLPTSVMPRFLELPSENGRQAFFMLEDVIQMNLDLFYNGYEVLNCASIRVTRDADVDYEEEGAEDLLKVIEEGIRNRRNGAAVRLQYDPELSSRILDVLVEELELEREDLYPTEGFTAFSDLIELYDAVDRPDLMDEPFPPQPATSFEGAPSIWEAIRKDDILLHHPFHQFNAVVRFVSEAAEDPQVLAIKMTLYRVSANSPITRALTRAAQNGKEVSVLLELKARFDEAANIQWARQLEEAGAHVIYGIPGIKVHCKACLVVRREGEGIHRYCHLGTGNYNDKTARIYADFGLFTDKEEFGEDVTQLFNLLTGYALPSSFHHLILSPTSMREDMVKRLRRESDRARAGHPALVIAKINSLVDPDMIVALYQASQAGVRIQLIIRGICCLRPGVPGLSENISVISIVDRFLEHVRLFYFYNDGDPEYLFSSADWMDRNLNRRVEISFPVIDRALQAELWAYLKIQLKDNVKARELQSDGTYRYLKKAGRRFQSQRELYELACETVRINADLKMKRSAASRTALTARN; encoded by the coding sequence ATGTCTTCACCGAATGGGAACAACACCAGGACCGCCACGGTCCGAACCATCGCTTCGAAGAGAGCGGGGCGCCGGTTCACCCACAAGCCCCGGCCTCCCGTCGCGCCGCTGGTGACGGACTACTGGCGCCCGGAACACTTCTTCAATCGGGAACTGAGCTGGATGGAATTCAACGCGCGGGTGCTGGAGGAAGCGCTCGACCCGACGGTTCCCCTGCTGGAACGGGTGAAGTTCCTGGCCATATTCAGCACCAACCTGGACGAGTTCTTCATGATCCGCGTCGCCGGCGTCAAGAGACAGATCGACGCGCAGGTCCAGTCCACGCGGACCGCCGACGGCCTGAGTCCCCGGGAGGTGATGACCGCGCTTTCGGCCAGGATGCACGAACTGGTCAACAAGCAGCACGGCCTGTTCATCAACGAGATCTTCCCGCAACTCACCGAGCAGGGCATCGACATCCTTGAGCCCGAGCAACTCAGCCCTTCGCAGAAGGCCTATCTGGACGAGTACTTCCGGAAGACCATCCTGCCGGTGGTGACCCCGCTGGCGGTGGACCCCGGCCATCCATTTCCCTACCTGGCCAACGGCACGCTCTGTCTCGTGGCTGAGATCCGCAAGATCCAGAAGTCCGTTTTCCCCCACACGAACCTCTCGGTCATCCACCTGCCCACCTCGGTCATGCCGCGGTTCCTCGAACTCCCGTCCGAAAACGGCCGGCAGGCGTTCTTCATGCTGGAGGACGTCATCCAGATGAACCTCGACCTGTTCTACAACGGTTACGAGGTGCTGAACTGCGCGTCGATCCGCGTGACGCGGGACGCCGACGTGGATTACGAGGAGGAAGGCGCGGAGGACTTGCTCAAGGTCATCGAGGAGGGTATACGCAACCGGCGCAACGGGGCCGCGGTACGGTTGCAGTACGACCCCGAGCTGTCTTCGCGCATCCTGGACGTCCTGGTGGAGGAGCTGGAACTGGAGCGGGAGGATCTCTACCCCACGGAAGGCTTCACCGCTTTTTCCGATCTCATCGAACTGTACGACGCCGTCGACCGGCCCGATCTCATGGACGAACCCTTCCCGCCCCAGCCGGCGACGTCCTTCGAAGGCGCGCCTTCCATCTGGGAGGCCATCAGGAAGGATGACATCCTGCTGCACCACCCCTTTCATCAGTTCAACGCGGTGGTCCGGTTCGTTTCGGAAGCGGCGGAGGATCCCCAGGTACTCGCCATCAAGATGACGCTGTACCGGGTCAGCGCCAATTCGCCCATCACCCGGGCGTTAACGCGGGCGGCGCAGAACGGCAAGGAAGTCTCGGTGTTGCTGGAGTTGAAGGCCCGGTTCGACGAGGCCGCGAATATCCAGTGGGCCAGGCAGCTGGAGGAGGCGGGGGCCCATGTCATCTACGGCATACCGGGCATCAAGGTCCACTGCAAGGCCTGCCTGGTCGTGCGCCGGGAGGGCGAGGGGATACACCGGTACTGTCACCTGGGTACGGGGAATTACAACGACAAGACGGCGCGTATCTACGCCGATTTCGGCCTGTTCACCGACAAGGAGGAATTCGGCGAGGACGTAACGCAACTGTTCAACCTGCTGACTGGCTACGCGCTGCCCTCGAGCTTTCACCATCTCATCCTTTCGCCCACGTCGATGCGGGAGGACATGGTAAAGCGGCTTCGGCGGGAGAGCGACCGGGCCCGCGCCGGGCATCCGGCCCTGGTGATCGCGAAGATCAATTCCCTCGTCGACCCGGACATGATCGTGGCCCTGTACCAGGCCTCCCAGGCCGGCGTGCGGATTCAGTTGATCATCCGCGGCATATGCTGCCTGAGACCGGGCGTCCCGGGACTGAGCGAGAACATCAGCGTCATCAGCATCGTCGACCGGTTTCTCGAACACGTCCGGCTGTTCTATTTCTACAACGACGGGGACCCGGAATACCTGTTTTCCAGCGCGGACTGGATGGACCGGAACCTCAACCGGCGGGTCGAGATATCGTTCCCGGTCATCGACCGGGCGCTCCAGGCGGAGCTGTGGGCTTATTTGAAGATCCAGTTGAAGGACAACGTGAAGGCGCGCGAATTGCAGTCGGACGGGACGTACAGGTACTTGAAGAAAGCGGGAAGGCGCTTCCAGTCTCAGCGGGAACTGTACGAACTGGCCTGCGAGACCGTGAGGATAAACGCGGACCTGAAGATGAAGCGCTCCGCGGCTTCCCGGACTGCGCTGACGGCCCGGAACTGA
- a CDS encoding HAMP domain-containing protein produces MRFSLQTKILVGYVAFTLVVAGAVYIYLNTSLREDVSSHTREQLLNDARLIQSYLENAPLPSLSPETIDPITDRLGEQCGARVTVVRDDGVVAGDSSIPLSSVPLMENHGDRPEILEAIASGIGNSIRYSNTLETDMAYVAVPFRTEQARGVVRVALPLQQFRWIESHIWKIVLAALGIGLLLSVVLSWGTERLVSRPIERMTEVARRQAAGDLEVTASAPAHVELSSLAAALNEMAAQSRERLSQIREENAQLEAVLSGMAEGVLVTSAEGRILLVNPAFKRMMDVDAWCLNKRPIEVVRNHDLQSVVDAAIDSAPSLHEDTVFDLTLEWNQRIFQVHLTPVRIGEQLHGVVAVFHDMTELRRLEQVRKDFVANVSHELRTPLTSIKGYVETLLDGAMEDTAALHRFMSSIQYHADRLQALVEDLLQLSSIESGRYEVEFTSCRLDRVSERVAEIFAKQIDHKQLALSLRFETDKPACGDPELMERALSNLVDNAVKYTEKGGSITIGTEERGDEVVLSVADTGPGIPSEALPRIFERFFRVDRARSRALGGTGLGLAIVRHTMELLQGRAWVESRLGEGATFYLSLPVWIEDEPSETAGRPARDSGESFSETTTGGTT; encoded by the coding sequence ATGCGATTTTCGCTGCAGACAAAGATCCTCGTCGGCTACGTCGCCTTTACCCTGGTGGTGGCGGGGGCCGTGTACATCTATCTGAATACGTCCCTCCGAGAGGACGTCAGCAGCCATACCCGCGAGCAGTTGCTCAATGACGCCCGCCTGATCCAGTCCTACCTGGAAAACGCCCCCCTACCTTCTCTGTCACCAGAGACCATCGATCCGATCACGGACCGCCTTGGCGAGCAGTGCGGCGCCCGGGTGACCGTGGTGAGGGACGACGGCGTCGTGGCCGGTGATTCGTCCATCCCCCTTTCGTCCGTCCCCCTCATGGAGAACCACGGCGACCGGCCGGAGATCCTCGAAGCCATCGCGTCGGGAATCGGAAACAGCATCCGCTACAGCAACACCCTCGAGACCGACATGGCCTATGTGGCGGTGCCCTTCCGCACCGAACAGGCAAGGGGCGTCGTGCGGGTCGCACTGCCGCTGCAGCAGTTCCGGTGGATCGAATCCCATATCTGGAAGATCGTGCTTGCGGCCCTCGGCATCGGCCTGCTGTTGAGCGTCGTGCTGAGCTGGGGCACGGAGAGACTGGTCTCCCGCCCGATCGAACGCATGACGGAAGTCGCCCGTCGCCAGGCCGCCGGCGACCTCGAGGTCACCGCTTCCGCGCCGGCGCACGTCGAACTTTCCTCCCTGGCGGCAGCCCTGAACGAGATGGCCGCGCAGTCCAGGGAGAGGCTTTCGCAGATCCGGGAAGAGAACGCCCAGCTCGAAGCGGTGCTGTCCGGTATGGCGGAAGGCGTGCTGGTGACCTCCGCGGAAGGGCGGATCCTGTTGGTGAATCCGGCTTTCAAGCGCATGATGGACGTGGACGCGTGGTGCCTGAACAAGCGACCTATCGAGGTCGTGCGCAACCACGACCTGCAGAGCGTGGTGGACGCCGCGATCGATTCGGCGCCGTCCCTGCACGAGGATACCGTGTTCGACCTGACCCTGGAATGGAACCAGCGCATCTTCCAGGTGCACCTGACCCCCGTACGCATCGGTGAGCAGCTGCACGGGGTGGTCGCCGTGTTCCACGACATGACCGAACTGCGCCGCCTGGAACAGGTCCGTAAAGACTTCGTGGCCAACGTATCTCACGAACTTCGGACGCCGCTGACCTCCATCAAGGGCTATGTGGAGACGCTGCTGGACGGCGCCATGGAGGATACCGCCGCGCTGCACCGTTTCATGTCGTCCATCCAGTACCATGCCGACCGGCTACAGGCATTGGTCGAAGACCTGCTGCAGCTGTCCAGCATAGAATCGGGCCGGTACGAGGTCGAATTCACGTCCTGCCGCCTGGACCGGGTTTCGGAACGGGTCGCCGAGATCTTCGCGAAACAGATCGACCACAAGCAGCTGGCACTGTCCCTGCGGTTCGAAACGGACAAGCCGGCGTGCGGAGACCCCGAACTCATGGAACGGGCACTGTCCAACCTGGTGGACAACGCCGTGAAATACACGGAGAAGGGCGGATCGATCACCATCGGCACCGAGGAGCGGGGCGACGAGGTCGTCCTGTCGGTCGCCGACACCGGACCGGGCATTCCGTCCGAGGCGCTACCCCGGATCTTCGAACGTTTTTTCAGGGTCGACCGGGCGCGGTCCAGGGCACTTGGCGGAACCGGCCTGGGCCTGGCGATCGTCCGGCACACCATGGAACTGCTCCAAGGCCGGGCGTGGGTCGAGAGCAGGCTCGGCGAAGGCGCGACCTTCTACCTCTCCCTGCCCGTATGGATCGAAGACGAGCCGTCCGAAACGGCCGGACGCCCCGCGCGGGATTCGGGAGAATCCTTCAGCGAAACTACAACGGGCGGAACCACTTAG
- a CDS encoding response regulator → MRQTILVVDDEPDIVEIIQYNLEKSGFDVIVAADGPVALEKARDETPDLIVLDLMLPGLEGTDICRILKQDERTRSIPILMLTAKSEEIDRIIGLELGADDYVVKPFSPREIALRIRNILRRRSVPETPGPVRAGPLVIDVEGHHVSVSGSAVSLTATEFKLLAVLFQRRGRVQTREELLDVVWGYDYMGYGRTVDAHIKRLREKLGEAAGMVETVRGVGYRFAR, encoded by the coding sequence ATGCGCCAAACGATATTGGTCGTAGACGACGAACCCGATATCGTGGAAATCATCCAGTACAACCTGGAGAAGTCCGGATTCGACGTCATCGTGGCGGCGGACGGCCCGGTTGCGCTTGAAAAGGCCCGCGACGAGACCCCCGATCTCATCGTGCTCGACCTCATGCTGCCCGGACTCGAAGGCACCGATATATGCCGCATTCTGAAACAGGACGAACGCACGAGGTCCATACCCATCCTTATGCTGACCGCGAAGAGCGAGGAAATCGACCGGATCATCGGCCTTGAACTGGGGGCCGACGACTATGTGGTCAAGCCCTTCAGTCCCCGGGAGATCGCCCTGCGCATCCGGAACATCCTGCGCCGTCGGTCCGTGCCGGAGACCCCGGGTCCCGTCCGGGCGGGACCGCTGGTCATCGACGTGGAAGGCCACCACGTGTCCGTATCGGGCAGCGCGGTGTCCCTGACGGCCACCGAGTTCAAGCTCCTGGCCGTTCTCTTTCAGCGGCGCGGCAGAGTACAGACCCGGGAAGAGTTGCTCGACGTGGTCTGGGGATATGACTACATGGGGTACGGACGTACCGTGGACGCCCACATCAAGCGACTGCGGGAGAAACTCGGCGAGGCCGCCGGCATGGTGGAAACGGTGCGGGGGGTCGGATACCGCTTCGCCAGGTAG
- the nth gene encoding endonuclease III, producing MPTVKAQRERMAEVLDRLKKTYPDVGPALKFTTPFELLVATILSAQCTDKQVNVVTESLFKKYPSPGHYLDAAPEALEADIFTTGFYRNKAANIRKCCRTLIDLHDGEVPSAMEDLTNLAGVGRKTANVVRGNAFGIPGIAVDTHVKRLTGLLGFTKHADPDRIERDLMKVVPESDWTGLGHLLAVHGRKTCVARRPKCDECVLSDLCPSSK from the coding sequence ATGCCGACCGTGAAAGCACAGCGTGAACGAATGGCGGAGGTGCTGGACCGGCTGAAGAAGACCTACCCCGACGTGGGACCGGCATTGAAATTCACCACGCCCTTTGAGCTGCTTGTCGCGACCATACTCTCGGCGCAGTGCACGGACAAGCAGGTAAACGTAGTCACGGAATCCCTCTTCAAGAAGTATCCGTCCCCCGGGCACTACCTGGACGCCGCGCCCGAAGCATTGGAAGCGGATATTTTCACCACGGGCTTCTACCGCAACAAGGCGGCCAATATCCGGAAATGCTGCCGGACTTTGATCGATCTCCACGACGGCGAAGTACCCTCGGCCATGGAGGACCTGACGAATCTGGCCGGCGTGGGGCGGAAGACCGCCAACGTCGTGCGCGGCAACGCCTTCGGGATTCCGGGGATCGCCGTGGACACCCACGTGAAACGGTTGACCGGGCTCCTCGGGTTCACGAAGCATGCCGACCCAGACCGGATCGAGCGCGACCTGATGAAGGTCGTGCCAGAATCGGACTGGACCGGTCTGGGTCACCTCCTGGCGGTCCACGGCAGGAAGACCTGCGTCGCCCGGCGTCCGAAATGCGACGAATGCGTCCTGAGCGACCTGTGCCCATCGTCAAAGTAG